The following is a genomic window from Manihot esculenta cultivar AM560-2 chromosome 9, M.esculenta_v8, whole genome shotgun sequence.
AGAAGTCTGCTAGGAAGATTAATTTTCCCACTTGGACTAAAACATCTTCCAACACGCCCTTAGGATAAACTATTAATCTATCAGCGAGTTGGAGTGTAACTCCTGATTGTTTCAAAGGACCTGCatccaaagaaaaataaactgacagaggcataacatttatggaagctcctaaatcacacattgccttcttgatttcaagattTCCAACTTTACATGATATAGCAAACATGCCTTTGTCTTTACATTTTTGTGTAATTTTTCTTTGGAGTACAGCTGACACATTCTCCCCTACTTCAATCTTTTCGTGCCCAtacaaatttcttttattagtgcaaaggtcttttaaaaatttcgcgTACCTGGGTATTTGCTTTATAGTTTCAAGAAGGGGTATGTTTATCTGAACTTTGCGaaaaatctccaagatctctttctcttccttttcacTTTTTGATTGAGCAAATCTTTCAGGAAAAGGTGGACGTATTACCTGCATTGGGGATTGTTCTTCCTCATATTTTTAAGGCTGATTCTCTTCTAGAATCTCTATTTCTGCTTCTGTCTTTTGGTCTGCCTTAGGGCAAGCTTTTTTGGGCACACTTACATTCTGTTTTGGATTTGGCACGGTTTGGGAAGGCAGTTTCCCTTGTGATTCCAGCTTGCTTACTGATGTAGCAAGTTGGCTCATTTGATTCtccaaattttgaatgcttgACTTCGTTTCCTGTTGAAAAGCAAGAGTGCTATTAGTAAGGGATTGAACAATGTCTTCTAGAGACATACCTGATTTTGCAGTTTGATAGTTTGCTATTGGCTGGAAGTTCTattgtctattcccatagctaagGTTTGGATGATCTCTCCGCCCTAGATTGTAAGTGCTTGAAAATGGGTCATACTTCCTTTTTTGTCCATTGAATTGTTGTCCATTGAACCCTCCAATGGCGTTTACCTGTTGCTCTCCTTCTTGAAGGATAGGACACTTATCTGTGGGGTGATCTGCTTGTTTGCAAATGCCACAAGTTCGTGCATTGTTCCCTACAGCCAATTGTTGAATTGCAGCTGTTAGTTGtaaaattttagaatctaaagatgcaatactCACTTCATTGGCATTTCTTGGAATGTCCTCATCTTGGCCATATTGTCTAGAATTGGCAGCCATTTTAGAGATTAAGGTTTTACCTTCTTCAGGTTCCATTTCTGAAATGGCACCTCCACTAGCAGCATCAATCATCCTTCGTTCTAATGGCAAAAGTCCTTCGTAAAAATGAAGGTTAAGTTGTTTTGGAGTGATTCCATGTTTTGGAcaacttgcaattaatttcttatacctTTCCCAATATTCTTGTCaagtttcattttttctttgtttaattccacttatttcctttcttattgATGATGCTTTGGTCGCTGGGAAAAATCTTTCTAagaataagtctctaatttgcACCCAAGTGGTGATTGAACCTGAGGGAAAATAGTAGAGCCAATCCTTAGCAGATTCAATTAAAGTGAAAGGGAAAGCTACCAACCTTATTTGTTCGTCAGTTATACCTTgtggtctcatacttgaacaaaccacataaaactctTTTAGATGACGATGagggtcttcattctccaagccttggaattttggtaacatatgaatcatacCTGTTCGTAATTCCAAGGGTGCATTCAGTATtgggtatgtgatgcaaaggGGTTGCTCTTCAACGGCAGCAGCTGCGGCCATATTGTCTCTTTTGTTTGTGTCAACTGGAGGCTCGGTTAGTATTGAAGATGAGGTCTCTTCGGTACGCAGAGGGGATCGGGCAGATGGTTGAGAGGCTCCCGAATTGACCTGTTTTTGCAACTTGGTTGCTTTTCTCAACCTTTTTGCAGTcttctcaatttctggatcaaattgAATCCTGCTAttctcagatctggtcataaaaataaaaaacaaattgttagaggtccccggcaacggcggcAAAATTTGACGGGTGCtgaatccgtcaatttaaaatttacttctcttttcttgactgataagaacttgtagatagggtaagtgagtatcgatcccacataaaccttaatccagtttaatttagatgatcaatttgaaatagagaatagtttaattcaaaaagtgagaagaataGAACTTTTTGAGGAGAGGGgttttgccttgggcaagccaataaaaataaacttaaaagaaaattaataaataatgcaattgaaattgaagaaacaaataataaaaaaaactttcagctgaaggtaatcaaattgaggtattttgcagttgatcattggttagaaacaaaatatttcatattattatctattgtttggttatagtggtcaaacacgcgaatcccaccaattcttccttatgaataaattaatccgcttcgcgcttaaattaattcctagttaactaacaatcccaacacgcgtgtagatttaattagtcaactgcattaagagagaaaacCCAAACTTGGTCATTAAAAACAcacgttttatttaaatcaaatctactaattttttaatataaactaatatattaaatgctacttgttattaatccaattaaacaattacggatttaattagattaattagcaatatgttgtcttcccaagagattcaatgggccccttgaattctcaagaaaacaacaatggaggtggtgttcctggaattcagaaattaatagaaaataaaaataagatgaagagagttgtagtgcataacctcacaacttgaacaaacctcaaattaatttaatcttcaactgaaaataaattgtttagccactcatggccataataaaattataacaactaagtaaaagaagaagaaaaagaaaagaacatgGAAAAGGTGGGGGCAAcgagagaggaaatgagagtgagaggtagtATATGATTCTCCAGGTTGAATgctaggagcctttatataggcacaaaaagataaaatttaaaataaaatttattattcttattttatcTCTATTctcatcttatctctatcctaatatgatctttatcctcatctgattgagtttgattcaatttgactccacttgaagctgattttatccttgcttaggtggcaaaatctatcttatctctcCATCGCATTGGGTTACACGTTTGGTCAAGGTTGTAGCCTCATagtataaaaaatcctttaattcaaccttttttttttccttttctcaacttctgctcaTAAACCTGtgcaaaattaaattcaaattaaaattaaatatttatatcaaaattacagtaaaatcaaggaattaaatgaggaaaaaatgtgagttttgcaactcatcatggcaacACAAGACgaatcaaaagaagaagaagtaaaGAAAGATATCTTTAGAATTTATTGTAAAACAATGAGTGAGTGAGTAAGTTGATATGAAAATGATgaaattatctattttattttattccttgaaaagcaaagaaaatgttttaagttatttttctaaattgtcCTAAAATGCTAAAATTAGACATTTAATTTTAGGTACagtttaaatttagatatttaatttcCGCTTATACTTATTTTAGTTAACTACTTCCAGTCTGCGAAACTAACTGATTTCAATCTGCGCGAATTTCaatgttttaatgtttagtattttcaaaattattaccaTTGAGCTATCTCTACagctaagaaaaaaaattttttagacATTTATTTGAGAGATTAAATCTCTTCATAAATGGGTAATGAAAGCACTGAATTTCTAAGAATATTTTGAAACCtttgtattaaaaatttttcattcaCACTTCTGATCTTCATTGACAAATCTTTTCTCTCTCATCTTAATAGTATTTCTATCTGATAAGAGTTGTTGAGAGTGTTTTCATCTGAACCAAAACTTATATAAAGTTGATCAAGTGTGTGGTCACTTGATAGAGGTTTTAAGCACCTGTTGAAACTTAAGTGAGAATTTGAGTGTAAATCAAACATGTAAAGGTCTACAAGTATCTAGAAAGCTTACTAATTGTATGAAAGGCTGTTCTCTTACCTGTTAAAAAAGGTTTAGTGGAGTGAAGACTTAAGGAAGGACCTTGAGAGAAATGATGTAGGCTATGTTTGGTGAACTACTACAAAATCTTTATGTTTGATCTTCTTATCCCATCTCTTTACTTTTAAACTCTTTTCATTAATCTGAGATATCTGTATACAAGTTTGAATTAATGTTAATAAGAGTTTGACAAAATTAGCTTGCTAATTTAATTTCTGCTTTCTATTAATGGCATCTGTTGAATATTGGTGTATCTATTGTTAAGTGCTTTCCAAAATCTTCCATGAAAACTTTTGAAGAACTTATTTGAATCCATCACCTTTTCACACACAGAATTAGTAACCATAATTTTTTACTAGATCTTTAAGCAAGAGCTGAAAAATTGGTAAAGTAACCCATTCACTCCTCTCTTGATCACTTATATCGGGACAAGTTGGTATTAGAGCTATACTCTCTTGCTTGAGATTCAAATATATTAGAAATATCCTAGAATGGCTGGTTCTTCTAATTCTGCTGGCATACCTGCACTTTTAACCGAAGGCTATTCAATCACATGATTACCTCTTTTTAATGACACAAATTACTTTTTTTGGAAAGttagaatgaaaaattttatacaatCTGTTGATATAGAGGCTTTACAAAGAATTATTAAAAGTCTTGAAATTTATCTGATCACAAAAGGAACTAGAGAGAAGACTGAAGAAGAATATACTAATGTAAATTGGAAAAAGATATAtgaaaatgttaaaattttaaacatattTCATTGTGCATCAGATGTAATTGCATAGAATTGTATTTTAGATTGTGAGTCTGCTAAAAAAGTACGGGACAAACTTGAAGTGACTTCTGAAGGCACAAATCAagtgaataaatcaaaagtaaACTTACTGGTTTATGATTTGCTGATCTagtcaatttttataaaagcaTTTGGgaaatattttgaataaattgaGTTGTTGAAGAAAATCTTTTAAGTAAAAACATATGAgtttaattcattaaaaaaattaaattaaacttaattaatcttttaagtaaaaatatattaatttaattgcacTTATTTCTAATAATATTTCAGGAGGTTTGCAAATCTGTAATGCTCTATTAATTCTTGACGCTGCCAATCTATCCTCTCACTCAGAATGATGATCATATTTACGGGAATCAATAAATGCAGTGATAATATAATAAGCTTAATGAGATGAAGTATGAGGTAACTTTAAAGGTGAAAAAGTCAAATTTATctctgaaattttattttttagtttaaaaatatttataaattattcttaaaatattaaatatgtctAAATAAGTTTAAATAATTCTTGAATAAAGAATAACTcaaacttttatattataataaatgatgactttatttgatattttaataataatttaatagtaaatttaaataaaataaaaataaaaatatttagtatatgttttttttatcttGTATAATTcagatcaaatttaattttttagcctAACTTTTAAGTGGTGTTCAGTTTTCTAGCTCTTTTGATGCGAAAGTCTTGAATTGTCAAGGGAAATGGTTGATGTATATTAAGATTGTTCTCTTTTGAACGGCTAAGAAATTAGCTATGAACAATGAAATTAAGCATATTTGAAATACAGATTTTCGAATGCTTGAAGTTATATGCAGAAAAAGAATTCATGTTGCCATTGGTACTGACttctttgaatttaaataaaaactataaatggaatatttttataaaagagtTAAATTAGATTATTtgctaataaataatttaattttaatatcgaATAAATAAAAGTGAGTTTccaagtaatttaatttaaaattaaatcaaattgaattaataaaaagttgaaATTTAAAGTGTGTTGGTTTTTgtcgttgtttttttttttatttaataacaaaataaaaaacttgtTTAGCTGTTAatgtttcattatttttattacttgttagaaagtagttttaaattaaaaaattaaaaattaaaaatcagaactaatttaataaaatgtttatatttcttattagattattattaataattttaaaaatttatttttattaataaaatttatttgttaaatacacaatcatcaattaatttataaaagagTTCAATTGAATTGTTTGCcagtaaataatttatttttaaacagcaaaaaaataaataaaaataaatatttgagcgatttaatttaaaattgaaccgaattaaataaattaaaaatttaaatataaaagtgtATTTATTTTCGTTGAAATTTtctgtttctttattttttatttgataaaaataaaaaatttatttagccattaaaaaagtaaataaattaaaaattaaattttaaatatttataataattaaattcaatcaaattaggagagaaattaatgaatttaaataaaattggtATGATTCGGTTTGGTCAgctaatttttaatattgtaagcttcaattaagatattttaatcttaattagAATTTGATATTCTTATATTATCAAAACCATATAAGATTACTAACTCttagttcgattcagttttactattattttttttattaatattaaatcaaaatcatcaattcttttaaaaattaaaatttaatacgaaatcatattgaatttctaattttatttgattcggttgattatttcaatttaaatcaaatattacttattctaaaaatatatacatatagttAAAGGATTGAAGGAAAGTAAATAATCAAATCAATATTGCATACAAAGTAATTAATCAACTGCCTTTATTATTAGATATGAAACAGCAAAGAAAAGCACACCATTGAAAGCCAAAAAACAAGACAACTAAAACCCAGGTGATTAATCTCCTTTCTAAGCAATGGCCTCTCTACTCTATCCCAAATCTCTTCTTCAGCTCCAACATAAATCCATAGACCTTCTTGTGATCAGGAAGAGAGTTGAACACAGACTCCTTTGCCAAGCACCTTTTAGTCCATTCAATAAGCTTAGGACACTCAGCCTCTATGCTGAAATTTCCACACACCTCATAGACATAAAACCAGCTATAGAATGGCACAAGAGCAACATCCACATAGCCCAAATTTTCACCCCCAAAGAATGGCTTCTCTCCAAGCTCTCCTTCCAGGAGCTTAAGGGACTCTATGAATCCCTGCCTTGCTGCCTCCTGCTCTTCGCCTTTTGTTGCCCATATCttcctcccaagctcaaatagCTGCATCCCAAATCCCCATATTATATATCACTCAAATGCTAATGactaaaagattgagtttattttttttataaactataCTTTACTCCTTGATAAACTACAGTAAGAGATTGAATCAAACCgttaattataagaaaatttaaaaattaaaatataatttatcttatattttattttaaatcatgaaatcaagaaatttaatataaaaattttgatttgttgATAAATAAGCTTAAATTGAAACTTTTAGACTAATTTAGACAAAAAAAAAtggattaaattaaataacaataaatacACGGGTAAATTTGCAGGTTTAGTCTTTTTTTCAACTTTTCTtccgtatatatatattttctacgAAGTTGtgctatttatttttaagaatacCCAACATGacatagcttttttttttttttaaaaaaaaaaagaaaaggaaaagtaaCTTAATCGTTATATTTCTTTggtaaaaaagaaaggaaaaataaaaagactattGTCTTTTttactggaaaaaaaaaaaaaaaaaaaaaaggaaagaagagtACCTTCTTATCAACAAAATCAGCCCAGAAGTTAGCTTGAGCTCTCTGATAAGGATCAGAGGGAAGCAATGGAGCTTTGTCCTTCCAGACTTCATCAATGTATTGTACAGCAATAAGAGACTCAGCAActggtttgccattgtggatgAGAACTGGGATCTTCTTGTGAACTGGGTTCATCTGCAGCAGCAAATCACTCTTGTTCTTCAAATCCTCTTCCCTGTACTCATACCTAATACCCTTCTCTGCCAAAGCAATCCTAATTCTCATACCAAAAGGGCTTGGCCAGAAGTCCAACAGAATCACCTCTGCATTATCAGCCATGCTCTTCAAATTCTTGTTAGAAATCAAAGATTTAAGAAACCAAGATAGAGCTTTAAGATGTTTGATGCAAATCTGGGTTCTGAAGCTACATATTTATAAGGCATTTTGGCTTGTGATGTGGGCTCACCGTCGTCACACCACAGTGTCGTTTTTGAATTTGTattctcttttgtttttttttttttttttttagtttttctttttcttgcatGAAAAGCTATGGACTGTATGCTGCATAAAGTTGGATCCGCAGTCAATGAGAAACTGCCTGTTAGAGAATAATGCCATAATCCATGACGTAAGAGTGCTCGTcaccttttcttttccttaattttatttgtttttatgaaatcttttattttggGAGTTTTTTCCTACATCGAAAGGATAGAAGTCTCCTATTGGaacataaaatgaataaaagaaagaaaaaattaaaaaaaatgttttcagAATTTATTGTAATACTGTAAAAGAGTGAGTGAGTTACtacgataataataaaattatcatctcattttattttttgaaaag
Proteins encoded in this region:
- the LOC122724519 gene encoding probable glutathione S-transferase parC, with translation MADNAEVILLDFWPSPFGMRIRIALAEKGIRYEYREEDLKNKSDLLLQMNPVHKKIPVLIHNGKPVAESLIAVQYIDEVWKDKAPLLPSDPYQRAQANFWADFVDKKLFELGRKIWATKGEEQEAARQGFIESLKLLEGELGEKPFFGGENLGYVDVALVPFYSWFYVYEVCGNFSIEAECPKLIEWTKRCLAKESVFNSLPDHKKVYGFMLELKKRFGIE